Proteins from a genomic interval of Rosa chinensis cultivar Old Blush chromosome 2, RchiOBHm-V2, whole genome shotgun sequence:
- the LOC112188081 gene encoding vacuolar sorting protein 18 produces the protein MDSGRQVFTVDLLERYAAKGRGVITCMAAGNDVIVLGTSKGWIIRHDFGVGDSFDIDLSAGRPGEHSIHRVFVDPGGSHCIANIAGTGGADTFYIHAKWSKPRPLAKLKGLVVNAVAWNRQQITEVSTKEVILGTDNGQLYEIAVDEKDKKEKYVKFLYELTELPEAFMSLQMETATILNGTRYYVMAVTPTRLYSYTGIGLLDAIFASYLEHPVRFMELPGEIPNSELHFYIKQRRAVHFAWLSGAGIYNGGLNFGSQHSSSTGDENFVENKALLAYSKLSENTEVAVPSSMAVSEFHFLLLIGNKVKVVNRISEQIIEELQFDQTSESASRGIIGLCSDATAGLFYAYDQNSVFQVSVNDEGRDMWKVYLDMKEYAAALANCRDPLQRDQVYLVQAEAAFTSKDYLRAASFYAKINYILSFEEITLKFITVNEQDALRTFLLRKLDCLAKDDKCQITMISTWATELYLDKINRLLLEDDTALENRNSEYQSIIKEFRAFLSDSKDVLDEATTMRLLESYGRVEELVFFASLKEQYEIVVHHYIQQGEAKKALEVLQKPSVAIDLQYKFAPDLIMLDAYEAVESWMATNNLNPRKLIPAMMRYSSEPHAKNETHEVIKYLEYCVHRLHNEDPGVHNLLLSLYAKQEDDSALLRFLQFKFGKGRESGPEFFYDPKYALRLCLKEKRMRACVHIYSMMSMHEEAVALALQVDPELAMAEADKVEDDEDLRKKLWLMVAKHVIEQEKGAKRENIRKAIAFLKETDGLLKIEDILPFFPDFALIDDFKEAICSSLEDYNNQIEQLKQEMNDATHGADNIRNDISALAQRYAVIDRDEECGVCRRKILTVGREYQMTRGYSSVGQMAPFYVFPCGHAFHAQCLIAHVTRSTNEAQAEYILDLQKQLTLLDGEARKDSNGPLTDETITSMAPVDKLRSQLDDAVASECPFCGDLMIREISLPFILPEEQYQSTSWDIQSRNLGNQRSLSLTL, from the exons ATGGATTCGGGGCGGCAGGTTTTCACGGTGGACCTTCTAGAAAGGTACGCCGCGAAGGGACGCGGAGTCATCACGTGTATGGCGGCCGGAAACGACGTCATTGTGCTCGGAACTAGTAAAGGATGGATAATCCGGCACGATTTTGGGGTCGGCGATTCGTTCG ATATTGATCTCTCTGCGGGTCGTCCCGGGGAGCATTCAATTCATAGAGTTTTTGTTGATCCTGGAGGGAGCCACTGTATCGCCAACATTGCTGGTACCGGGGGTGCCGATACTTTCTATATTCATGCGAAATGGAGCAAGCCGCGTCCTTTGGCCAAGTTGAAAGGTCTTGTGGTGAATGCTGTTGCCTGGAATAGACAGCAGATAACAGAAG TTTCAACAAAGGAAGTTATTCTCGGTACAGACAATGGCCAACTTTATGAGATTGCTGTGGATGAGAAGGATAAGAAGGAGAAGTATGTGAAGTTTCTGTATGAACTAACTGAACTTCCAGAGGCTTTCATGAGTTTGCAG ATGGAAACTGCGACAATTCTGAATGGAACTAGATACTATGTGATGGCTGTTACTCCTACACGACTCTATTCCTATACGGGAATTGGATTGTTGGAT GCTATTTTTGCTAGTTACTTGGAGCATCCGGTGCGTTTCATGGAACTTCCTGGTGAAATACCTAACAG TGAATTGCATTTCTATATCAAGCAAAGACGAGCAGTACATTTTGCATGGCTTTCTGGAGCTGGAATCTATAATGGCGGTTTAAATTTTGGTTCTCAGCATAG TTCTTCAACTGGAGATGAAAATTTTGTGGAGAACAAAGCTCTTCTGGCATATTCAAAATTGTCTGAGAATACTGAAGTTGCGGTGCCCAGTTCTATGGCCGTTTCGGAATTTCATTTCTTGCTTCTTATCGGGAATAAGGTTAAG GTTGTGAATAGAATAAGTGAGCAAATTATTGAGGAACTTCAGTTTGATCAAACATCTGAATCAGCTTCAAGGGGTATCATTGGATTATGTAGTGATGCCACAGCTGGACTGTTCTATGCTTATGACCAGAACTCTGTATTTCAG GTTTCTGTTAATGATGAAGGCCGAGATATGTGGAAAGTTTATCTGGACATGAAAGAGTATGCTGCTGCTTTGGCAAATTGTCGTGACCCACTTCAGAGGGACCAAGTATATTTAGTACAG GCTGAGGCTGCATTTACCTCAAAAGATTATCTCAGAGCAGCATCTTTCTATGCAAAG ATAAACTACATATTATCATTCGAGGAGATCACTCTGAAGTTTATCACTGTCAACGAACAG GACGCTTTGAGAACCTTTTTGTTACGGAAACTTGACTGTCTTGCGAAGGATGACAAGTGCCAAATAACCATGATTTCAACGTGGGCAACTGAATTGTACTTGGATAAG ATAAATCGCCTACTATTAGAAGATGACACTGCATTGGAAAATCGGAATTCAGAGTATCAATCAATTATTAAAGAGTTTCGTGCATTTCTGAGTGACTCCAAGGATGTATTGGATGAAGCAACCACGATGAGACTATTAGAAAG TTATGGTCGAGTTGAAGAGTTGGTATTTTTTGCTAGTCTGAAGGAACAATATGAAATTGTAGTGCACCATTATATTCAG CAAGGAGAGGCGAAGAAAGCATTGGAGGTTCTTCAAAAACCTTCTGTTGCTATTGATCTTCAG TATAAGTTTGCTCCTGACCTAATCATGCTTGATGCATACGAAGCTGTGGAGTCATGGATGGCCACAAACAACCTCAACCCTAGGAAACTCATTCCTGCAATGATGCGCTATTCGAGTGAACCACATGCAAA AAATGAAACACATGAAGTCATTAAATACTTGGAGTATTGTGTTCACCGTTTGCACAATGAGGACCCTGGAGTTCACAACTTGCTTTTATCACTATATGCCAAGCAG GAAGATGATAGTGCACTTTTGCGTTTCCTACAATTTAAGTTTGGAAAAGGACGGGAAAGTGGCCCTGAATTCTTCTACGATCCCAAGTATGCTTTACGCCTTTGCCTTAAAGAAAAGCGAATGCGTGCCTGCGTTCATATATACAGTATGATGTCCATGCATGAAGAAGCAGTTGCTCTCGCCCTACAG GTTGATCCTGAGCTTGCTATGGCTGAAGCTGACAAGGTTGAAGACGATGAGGACTTGAGAAAGAAGCTCTGGCTCATGGTTGCGAAGCATGTAATAGAACAGGAGAAGGGAGCTAAGAGGGAGAACATACGGAAGGCAATAGCGTTTCTTAAAGAAACAGATGGCCTTTTAAAGATAGAGGATATATTACCATTCTTTCCGGACTTTGCCCTGATTGATGACTTTAAG GAGGCAATTTGCTCATCATTAGAGGATTACAATAATCAAATCGAACAACTGAAGCAAGAGATGAATGATGCGACACATGGTGCCGACAACATCAGAAATGACATTAGTGCCCTTGCTCAAAGATATGCTGTGATTGATCGTGATGAAGAATGTGGG GTGTGTCGGCGTAAAATTTTAACTGTTGGTAGGGAGTATCAGATGACTAGGGGCTATTCATCAGTAGGGCAAATGGCCCCCTTTTATGTCTTTCCTTGTGGACATGCCTTCCATGCACAATGCCTGATTGCCCATGTTACACGTAGCACAAATGAAGCTCAA